A region of the Microcystis aeruginosa FD4 genome:
AGCTGCGATCGCCGAAGGTTACGATTTAGTTTCCCTGTCGCCGCAATTTATCCTCTTCTATCCGGGAGAATGGTGGTTACAGCCAGCTTTATTGATGACTTTGCTTTATCGCTTCGATGCGGCTGGAGTGCGCGGGCAAGAGCCCGAACGAGTGATGGCCAATGGTCAATGTTTTCTCTGCCGGCGGTCAGTTTTAGCGGCTTTAGACGGTTATAGCGGGGCAAAAGGTTCTTTTTGCGATGATGTCACCCTGGCCCGTCTAGCGGCAACTAAAGGCTATCGGGTGGGATTTCTCGATGGGGCGAAGTTAATTCGCGTACGAATGTACGAAGGACTCAAGGAAACTTGGCGCGAATGGGGCAGATCTCTGGATCTGAAAGATGCCTCCTATCAAGGGCAATTATGGGGCGATTTAGCCTTATTAGCTCTTACTCAGGGATTACCGATAATTATCACCCCTTTACTGCTCACAGCTTTGATTTTTGGCTACGATTTCCTGAGTTTAAAAATTGTTTTGACTTTAAACCTGCTGCTGTTATTGATTCGCTTTGCCCTTTTATTGGCCGTCTCTCCTAGCTACTATCGAGGCGAAAAAGTCAATCTATCTTCAGGATTATTTTGGCTATCTCCCCTAGCGGATCCGCTGGCAGTTATCCGCATTTTTATCTCTGCTTTCACCCGTCCCCAAAGTTGGCGCGGTCGAGTTTATCAGTAATCGGCCTTTTTCAGTGGCTAGTTTCGTAGGTTGGACCCTCGGAACGAAACCCAACAACTCCACCAATCATGCCTAGTTCTTGTTTAAGGGTTTCTTTTCTGAGAGTTTGCCTTAGATTTTCTCCTTTTTAATTTAACGGGTTTCAAGATAAATTAGGCTTTTAGTCATCACCTAAAATCATGGCTTCGACTTCCTGTTTAGCTTTTTCTAGGTCGTCTTTGGCTTGTTGTTGAAGTTGTTTGGCTTGATTACGAATTGCGGTAATATGCTCACTAATTTTGATTTGTTTTTCAAGAGGAGGTAAAATAATAGGAAGAGATT
Encoded here:
- the cruG gene encoding 2'-O-glycosyltransferase CruG; this translates as MLTEIILGAFCLGLLLSQAVAFFILLSRLLKGVRRRPPLTPQPPTPEMLGTVSVIVPTLNEVERIDGCLRGLSQQSYEVREILIVDSNSQDGTREKVKEIAAKDPRFRLKTDYPLPPDWVGRPWALHNGFLFSCPESDWILGIDADTQPQENLVASLVKAAIAEGYDLVSLSPQFILFYPGEWWLQPALLMTLLYRFDAAGVRGQEPERVMANGQCFLCRRSVLAALDGYSGAKGSFCDDVTLARLAATKGYRVGFLDGAKLIRVRMYEGLKETWREWGRSLDLKDASYQGQLWGDLALLALTQGLPIIITPLLLTALIFGYDFLSLKIVLTLNLLLLLIRFALLLAVSPSYYRGEKVNLSSGLFWLSPLADPLAVIRIFISAFTRPQSWRGRVYQ